One region of Triticum aestivum cultivar Chinese Spring chromosome 6B, IWGSC CS RefSeq v2.1, whole genome shotgun sequence genomic DNA includes:
- the LOC123134459 gene encoding E3 ubiquitin-protein ligase CIP8: protein MANNSLSHHLLLPLAGDDDPAASSSSASALTFPSFWPPFPSLLPDSDSDAPFFPPRRMDRCVAARQETAAAFLGLDFHDEDYGADWAALDEPGLPLCWDCLQLEEHDAHQRWDLTLSDADEWEQVAARGHEEAEPPAARSLEWEVLVAANRLGSLIIDEDVDDTGVGVGGIETYFLDGGADDEDDMLFGQLAAEAEHEPPAKGGRAAAKAAVEGLPTVVVAVRGGAQCAVCKDGIEDGEGARRLPCAHLYHDACILPWLAIRNTCPLCRHELPTDDLEYEKWRARRAAGDANANGDRYGIAAGHRAE, encoded by the coding sequence ATGGCGAATAATTCGCTctcccaccacctcctcctcccgctcgccggcgacgacgaccccgccgcctcctcctcctccgcctccgccctcACCTTCCCCTCCTTCTGGCCGCCCTTCCCCTCCCTCCTccccgactccgactccgacgcgCCCTTCTTCCCTCCCCGCCGCATGGACCGCTGCGTCGCCGCCCGGCAGGAGACCGCCGCGGCGTTCCTCGGCCTCGACTTCCACGACGAGGACTACGGCGCCGACTGGGCGGCGCTGGACGAGCCCGGCCTGCCGCTCTGCTGGGACTGCCTGCAGCTGGAGGAGCACGACGCCCACCAGCGCTGGGACCTCACGCTGAGCGACGCCGACGAGTGGGAGCAGGTCGCCGCCCGGGGCCACGAGGAGGCCGAGCCCCCCGCGGCGCGGAGCCTCGAGTGGGAGGTGCTCGTCGCCGCTAACAGGCTAGGCAGCCTCATCATCGACGAGGACGTCGACGAcaccggcgtcggcgtcggcggcatCGAGACGTACTTCCTCGACGGCGgcgccgacgacgaggacgacatGCTGTTCGGGCAGCTGGCCGCGGAGGCGGAGCACGAGCCCCCGGCCAAgggcgggcgcgcggcggcgaAGGCCGCCGTGGAGGGCCTCCCGACGGTGGTGGTCGCGGTCCGGGGCGGCGCGCAGTGCGCGGTGTGCAAGGACGGCATCGAGGACGGGGAGGGGGCCCGGAGGCTGCCGTGCGCGCACCTCTACCACGACGCCTGCATCCTGCCGTGGCTCGCCATCCGCAACACCTGCCCGCTGTGCCGCCACGAGCTGCCCACCGACGACCTCGAGTACGAGAAGTGGAGGGCCAGGCGGGCCGCCGGCGATGCCAATGCCAACGGCGACAGGTACGGCATCGCCGCCGGTCATCGTGCTGAATGA